A single window of Leptolyngbya ohadii IS1 DNA harbors:
- a CDS encoding molybdenum cofactor biosynthesis protein MoaE has translation MQSSPSVVAPSSQRPPTYAGDSFAITYAPLSLEEVYQFADDPANGAIVVMSGMVRNNTEGRAVVALEYQAYEPMAIEIFKQIAHEIRQTWTDVSHVVIHHRTGRLTIGEISVLVAVGCPHRTEAFEACKYAIDTLKHNAPIWKKEHWQDGSTSWVSIGACEQDSASC, from the coding sequence ATGCAAAGCAGTCCTTCTGTCGTTGCGCCTTCGTCCCAGCGTCCGCCCACCTATGCGGGGGATAGTTTTGCCATTACCTACGCGCCCCTCTCCCTGGAAGAGGTTTATCAATTCGCAGATGATCCGGCAAATGGAGCGATCGTTGTGATGAGCGGCATGGTACGAAACAACACGGAAGGACGGGCTGTGGTGGCGCTCGAATATCAGGCGTATGAGCCAATGGCGATCGAGATCTTCAAGCAAATTGCCCACGAAATTCGCCAAACCTGGACAGATGTAAGCCATGTGGTAATCCATCACCGGACTGGACGGCTAACGATCGGCGAAATTAGCGTTCTAGTTGCAGTGGGCTGCCCTCACCGGACGGAGGCGTTTGAAGCCTGTAAGTATGCGATCGACACGCTGAAGCACAATGCACCGATCTGGAAAAAGGAACACTGGCAGGATGGCTCGACCAGCTGGGTCAGCATTGGAGCCTGTGAGCAGGATAGTGCAAGCTGCTGA